A window of Diabrotica virgifera virgifera chromosome 9, PGI_DIABVI_V3a contains these coding sequences:
- the LOC126892980 gene encoding caspase-like — MECHSDSDGASGPNVDGRMRDIFTKKTSLPVDLPVAPPPEAEVYDKRKVKGTAIIFNHRTFTIDHVSTRDGTDLDRDALQNVLQELTFDVLVYDDLTLEKILEVLSVVSKMNHTECECLIIAVMSHGDEGIIYARDQAYPTKKLWSYFTPIRCPSLAGKPKMFFIQACRGSESDPGQVVTYVEKDSRPTSSKTYTIPIMADIIVMYATVEEYYAWRDPATGSYFIQALVNQLRKHHQSEDLLSILTRVNREVAIGFSSFEPNYPKYNNKKEMCSIVSMLTRKYYFNL; from the exons ATGGAGTGTCACAGCGATTCGGATGGTGCTTCTGGACCAAATGTGGATGGTCGTATGCGCGATATATTTACCAAAAA GACCTCGCTACCAGTAGATCTTCCTGTGGCTCCACCTCCAGAAGCAGAAGTTTACGATAAACGTAAAGTAAAAGGAACAGCTATAATTTTTAATCATAGGACTTTTACAATAGATCATGTCTCTACAAGAGACGGTACTGATTTAGATAGAGATGCTCTACAAAATGTACTTCAGGAATTAACTTTTGATGTCCTGGTATATGATGATTTaaccttagaaaaaatattagaagTACTTAGTGTAg TTTCCAAAATGAATCACACTGAATGCGAATGCCTTATAATCGCAGTAATGTCACATGGAGATGAAGGTATAATCTATGCCAGAGACCAAGCTTatcctacaaaaaaattgtgGAGTTACTTTACACCTATACGATGTCCTAGTTTGGCTGGGAAACCAAAGATGTTTTTCATTCAG GCTTGCAGAGGAAGCGAATCTGATCCAGGGCAAGTGGTCACATACGTAGAAAAGGATTCTAGACCAACAAGTAGCAAAACGTACACTATACCCATAATGGCCGACATAATAGTTATGTATGCTACGGTAGAAG AATATTATGCTTGGAGGGACCCAGCTACAGGCAGTTACTTCATTCAAGCTCTGGTCAATCAATTGAGAAAACATCACCAATCCGAAGATCTCTTATCTATTCTGACGAGGGTCAATAGAGAAGTAGCCATTGGATTTAGCTCATTTGAGCCTAATTATCCCAAATATAATAACAAAAAGGAAATGTGCTCTATCGTTTCCATGCTAACTAGAAAATACTACTTTAATTTATAG
- the LOC126891678 gene encoding uncharacterized protein LOC126891678: protein MCSRSELILELAEKAYKNTETDISYRSFEGKHIAESIVEESKYKKANEDPGDHETDINPECFTVSLEENEANRNENEIIENESDEEPFHADSDTDPDYIPTEDKNIPEVIIEPNKNITEATTNRKRRSRGNIERVSRKRIRDVSEWADEKSKTSLNLGLEHENRKGIQIKGRQMGAPCANTCRLKCATKIAKEDRDLCFNEFWKLKDHTRKWDFIARHVRQVAKKQVTITAEQRSRRNYSREYYFYIRNEKQRVCKTMFLETLNVSETWITTALRKLKDGGSLEEDKRGKHTNRPHKLSPKLIDNVKNHINQFPVVPSHYTRKNTMKMYLEEGLTIQKMYRLYNEHCKKNNITTAATSRQYRDIFNEQFNIGFFKPKKDQCTVCSVFNMASDPEKAKLLEQYESHMKNKEVIRNLKDIDKQLALDDKSLCVACFDLQKVLATPLSNVSDFYYKSKYSTYNFTVYDVGNNQGYCYVWHEQVAKRGPNEIASCLWKFLDLKAQQSVKTIIFYSDYCGGQNRNRFVFSMFAFAAAHFHIDIVHRFLEKGHTQNEGDSMHAVIENAKKRQSVVYVPEQWVTLIRMAKTTGRVYDVTEISQDNFFNFKKLTDTENWKLDNEKKSIKVSKRREIKFSHEHQNSIMFKYEFDDGFRGCDIKLNRKCRGRPSTTIKFPPKLYDAPLPIEEKKLKGLLWLCNTGKIPTMYHGFYKNLNSKSYVPPKVELEVDSVESEEESDEEN, encoded by the exons ATGTGTTCCAGAAGTGAGTTAATATTGGAATTAGCTGAGAAAGCGTATAAAAACACTGAAACGGATATTTCTTATCGTTCTTTTGAAG GTAAACATATTGCtgaaagtattgtagaagaaagCAAATACAAAAAGGCGAATGAGGATCCTGGTGACCACGAGACTGATATTAATCCTGAATGTTTTACAG taaGCTTAGAAGAGAATGAAGCCAATAGgaatgaaaatgaaataattgagAATGAAAGCGATGAGGAACCATTTCATGCAGACTCTGATACTGACCCAGATTACATTCCGACAG AAGACAAAAACATCCCTGAAGTAATAATTGAACCTAATAAGAATATAACTGAAGCAACCACAAATAGAAAGAGAAGAAGCAGAGGCAATATAGAGAGAGTAAGTAGGAAAAGAATTAGAGACGTTAGTGAGTGGGCGGATGAAAAATCTAAAACAAGTCTAAACCTGGGACTTGAACATGAAAATCGAAAAGGTATTCAAATTAAAGGAAGACAGATGGGTGCACCATGCGCAAACACATGTAGACTAAAATGTGCTACCAAAATAGCTAAAGAAGATAGAGACCTTTGTTTCAATGAATTTTGGAAGTTAAAAGATCATACGAGAAAGTGGGATTTTATTGCTCGTCATGTGAGACAGGTTGCCAAAAAACAAGTAACTATTACTGCAGAACAACGGTCTCGAAGAAATTACTCTCGAGAATATTACTTCTACATTCGCAATGAAAAACAACGTGTTTGCAAAACTATGTTTTTGGAAACCCTTAACGTTTCAGAAACTTGGATCACTACAGCATTAAGGAAACTGAAAGATGGTGGATCATTAGAGGAAGATAAACGTGGAAAGCACACTAACAGACCACATAAACTATCACCAAAACTTATAGACAACGTAAAAAATCACATAAATCAGTTTCCTGTAGTACCTTCCCATTATACCCGTAAGAATACGATGAAGATGTACCTTGAAGAAGGGCTAACTATCCAGAAAATGTACCGATTGTACAACGagcattgcaaaaaaaataacatCACTACAGCTGCCACGTCACGCCAGTATAGAGATATTTTCAATGAACAGTTCAATATTGGGTTCTTTAAACCAAAAAAGGACCAGTGTACTGTTTGTTCTGTTTTTAATATGGCTAGTGATCCTGAAAAAGCAAAATTGCTCGAACAATATGAGTCCCATATGAAAAACAAAGAAGTTATCAGAAACTTAAAAGACATCGACAAACAGCTTGCACTAGATGATAAGAGCTTGTGTGTGGCTTGCTTTGACCTTCAAAAGGTTTTAGCTACCCCTTTGTCTAACGTAAGtgatttttactacaaaagcaaatACTCTACATATAACTTTACAGTTTATGATGTTGGAAATAATCAGGGTTACTGCTATGTATGGCACGAGCAGGTGGCTAAAAGAGGTCCTAATGAAATTGCCAGTTGCCTCTGGAAATTTTTAGATCTCAAGGCACAACAAAGTGTTAAAACGATAATATTCTACTCAGACTACTGTGGGGGACAAAATAGGAATCGTTTTGTGTTTTCTATGTTTGCTTTTGCTGCTGCTCATTTTCATATTGATATTGTTCACAGATTTCTGGAAAAAGGCCACACTCAGAACGAGGGTGACAGTATGCATGCTGTTATCGAAAATGCAAAGAAAAGGCAATCGGTTGTATATGTGCCAGAACAGTGGGTTACATTAATTAGAATGGCTAAAACTACAGGAAGAGTTTATGATGTTACGGAAATATCCcaagataatttttttaattttaaaaaactgacTGATACCGAGAATTGGAAACTTGACAACGAAAAGAAATCAATAAAAGTTAGCAAAAGACGAGAAATAAAATTTTCGCATGAACACCaaaattctataatgtttaaATACGAATTCGATGATGGTTTTAGAGGTTGTGACATAAAATTAAATCGAAAATGCAGAGGACGGCCTTCCACTACTATCAAATTTCCACCGAAACTGTATGATGCACCATTACCAATTGAAGAAAAAAAGCTAAAAGGATTACTGTGGCTGTGTAATACCGGCAAAATACCCACAATGTACCATggattttataaaaatcttaatTCAAAGAGTTATGTACCTCCTAAAGTCGAGCTCGAAGTTGATTCAGTTGAGAGCGAAGAAGAGTCGGATGaggaaaattga